In the Klebsiella aerogenes KCTC 2190 genome, one interval contains:
- the rimJ gene encoding ribosomal protein S5-alanine N-acetyltransferase, which yields MFGYRSNVPKVRLTTDRLVVRLVHDRDAWRLADYYAENKGFLKPWEPVRDESHCYPSGWQARLSMITEFHKQGSAFYFALLDPDEKEIIGVANFSNVVRGSFHACYLGYSIGEKWQGQGLMFEALTAAIRYMQRTQHIHRIMANYMPHNKRSGDLLARLGFEKEGYAKDYLLIDGQWRDHVLTALTATDWTPGR from the coding sequence ATGTTTGGCTATCGCAGTAACGTACCCAAGGTGCGTTTGACGACGGACCGGCTGGTGGTGCGGCTGGTTCACGATCGTGACGCCTGGCGTCTGGCCGATTATTACGCGGAAAACAAGGGGTTCCTGAAACCCTGGGAGCCGGTGCGCGATGAAAGCCACTGTTATCCTTCCGGCTGGCAGGCACGATTATCGATGATTACGGAGTTTCATAAACAGGGTTCGGCCTTTTATTTCGCGCTACTCGATCCTGATGAGAAAGAGATTATTGGCGTAGCGAATTTCTCAAATGTGGTGCGTGGTTCATTTCATGCCTGTTATCTCGGCTATTCCATTGGTGAAAAGTGGCAAGGGCAGGGGCTGATGTTTGAAGCGCTGACCGCGGCGATTCGCTATATGCAACGTACGCAGCATATTCACCGTATCATGGCCAACTATATGCCGCATAACAAACGCAGCGGCGATCTGCTTGCCCGGCTCGGGTTCGAAAAAGAGGGTTACGCAAAGGACTACCTCCTCATTGATGGGCAATGGCGAGACCACGTATTGACGGCGTTAACGGCCACTGACTGGACACCAGGGCGCTAA
- a CDS encoding YceH family protein: MKYQLTAHEARIIGCLLEKQVTTPEQYPLSVNAVVTACNQKTNREPVMSLAESDVQDLLDELVKRHYLRTVSGFGNRVTKYEQRFCNSEFGDLKLTAAEVAIVTTLLLRGAQTPGELRSRAQRMYEFRDMAEVESTLDNLASREDGPYVARLPREPGKRESRYMHLFCDDMDSLITVVEAVSPPNDDLQARVEALESEVAELKVRLDSLLAHLGE; encoded by the coding sequence ATGAAATATCAGCTAACCGCGCATGAAGCGCGCATCATTGGTTGCCTGCTGGAGAAGCAGGTGACCACGCCGGAACAATATCCGCTATCAGTGAATGCTGTGGTTACCGCCTGTAACCAGAAAACCAACCGTGAGCCGGTAATGTCGCTGGCGGAAAGCGACGTCCAGGATTTGCTGGATGAGCTGGTCAAACGCCACTACCTGCGTACGGTAAGCGGTTTTGGCAACCGGGTGACCAAATATGAACAGCGCTTCTGCAATTCGGAATTTGGCGATCTCAAATTAACGGCGGCGGAAGTCGCCATTGTCACGACGCTGCTGCTGCGCGGTGCGCAAACGCCAGGCGAGCTGCGTAGCCGCGCGCAGCGGATGTATGAATTCCGCGACATGGCCGAGGTGGAAAGCACGCTCGACAATTTGGCCAGTCGTGAAGACGGTCCTTACGTCGCGCGCCTTCCGCGCGAACCGGGTAAACGCGAAAGCCGCTATATGCACCTGTTTTGTGATGACATGGATTCGCTCATCACCGTGGTCGAGGCGGTGTCGCCGCCGAATGACGATTTGCAGGCGCGCGTTGAGGCGCTGGAAAGTGAAGTCGCTGAGCTCAAAGTACGCCTTGATTCACTACTGGCTCATTTAGGAGAGTAA
- the murJ gene encoding murein biosynthesis integral membrane protein MurJ, which translates to MNLLKSLAAVSSMTMFSRVLGFARDAIVARIFGAGMATDAFFVAFKLPNLLRRIFAEGAFSQAFVPILAEYKSKQGEDATRVFVSYVSGLLTLVLALVTVAGMLAAPWVITVTAPGFADTPDKFALTTQLLRITFPYILLISLASLVGAILNTWNRFSVPAFAPTFLNVSMIGFALFAAPYFHPPMLAMAWAVTVGGILQLAYQLPHLKKIGMLVLPRVNLKDAGAIRVVKQMGPAILGVSVSQISLIINTIFASFLVSGSVSWMYYADRLMEFPSGVLGVALGTILLPSLSKSFASGNHDEYCRLMDWGLRLCFLLALPSAVALGILAKPLTVSLFQYGKFNAFDAAMTQRALVAYSVGLMGLIVVKVLAPGFYSRQDIKTPVKIAIVTLIMTQVMNLAFIGPLKHAGLSLSIGLAACLNAALLYWQLRKQKIFTPQPGWFVFLLRLVIAVLVMAAALVGVMYLMPEWSQGTMPFRLMRLMVVVVAGVVAYFATLLLLGFRLKEFARRTI; encoded by the coding sequence ATGAATCTATTAAAATCATTAGCGGCAGTCAGCTCGATGACCATGTTCTCGCGCGTACTGGGGTTCGCCCGCGATGCTATCGTCGCGCGTATTTTTGGCGCCGGGATGGCGACCGACGCCTTTTTTGTGGCCTTCAAACTGCCAAACCTCTTGCGGCGTATTTTTGCCGAAGGCGCCTTTTCTCAGGCGTTTGTGCCGATTCTCGCTGAATATAAAAGCAAGCAGGGCGAAGACGCGACGCGGGTGTTCGTCTCCTATGTTTCCGGGCTGTTGACGCTGGTTCTGGCGCTGGTCACGGTGGCGGGGATGCTGGCGGCGCCATGGGTGATTACCGTAACCGCTCCGGGCTTTGCCGATACGCCGGATAAATTTGCCTTAACCACCCAGCTGCTGCGTATCACCTTCCCCTATATTTTATTGATTTCGCTGGCGTCGCTGGTGGGGGCGATCCTTAACACCTGGAACCGCTTCTCGGTTCCCGCGTTCGCGCCGACCTTCCTCAACGTCAGCATGATTGGTTTTGCCCTGTTTGCCGCGCCTTATTTTCATCCGCCAATGCTGGCGATGGCTTGGGCGGTCACGGTTGGCGGTATCCTGCAACTGGCGTATCAACTGCCGCATCTGAAAAAAATCGGTATGCTGGTTCTGCCGCGGGTTAACCTGAAAGATGCCGGGGCGATTCGCGTGGTTAAGCAGATGGGGCCGGCGATCCTCGGCGTCTCTGTCAGCCAGATCTCGCTGATTATCAATACCATTTTCGCTTCCTTCCTGGTTTCAGGTTCGGTCTCCTGGATGTATTATGCCGACCGTCTGATGGAGTTCCCCTCCGGCGTGCTGGGCGTGGCGCTGGGCACCATCCTGTTGCCATCGTTATCAAAAAGTTTCGCCAGCGGCAATCACGATGAGTACTGCCGACTGATGGATTGGGGGCTGCGTCTGTGCTTCCTGCTGGCCTTGCCAAGCGCGGTTGCCTTAGGCATTCTCGCCAAACCGCTGACGGTATCGCTATTCCAGTACGGTAAGTTTAACGCTTTCGATGCGGCGATGACGCAACGCGCTCTGGTGGCTTATTCGGTTGGACTGATGGGGCTTATCGTCGTGAAGGTGCTGGCGCCGGGCTTTTACTCGCGCCAGGATATCAAGACGCCGGTTAAAATCGCCATTGTTACTCTGATAATGACCCAGGTGATGAACCTGGCGTTTATTGGCCCGTTGAAGCATGCCGGCTTGTCGCTGTCTATTGGTCTGGCTGCCTGTCTGAACGCCGCGCTGCTTTACTGGCAACTGCGTAAGCAGAAAATCTTCACGCCGCAGCCGGGCTGGTTCGTCTTCCTGCTGCGTCTGGTCATCGCGGTGCTGGTCATGGCCGCAGCGCTCGTCGGCGTGATGTATCTGATGCCGGAATGGTCGCAGGGGACGATGCCGTTCCGCCTGATGCGTCTGATGGTAGTAGTGGTCGCCGGCGTAGTCGCCTATTTCGCGACATTGCTGCTGCTCGGCTTTCGCCTGAAAGAGTTTGCCCGCCGCACGATTTAA
- the mdtH gene encoding multidrug efflux MFS transporter MdtH: MSRVSQARSLGKYFLLVDNMLVVLGFFVVFPLISIRFVDQMGWAALMVGIALGLRQLVQQGLGIFGGAIADRFGAKPMIVTGMLMRAGGFAAMAVAHEPWVLWLSCILSGLGGTLFDPPRAALVVKLVRPHQRGRFFSILMMQDSAGAVIGALLGSWLLQYDFRLVCSAGAALFIACAAFNAWYLPAWKLSTVKTPIREGLGLVLRDKRFVTYVLTLTGYYMLAVQVMLMLPIMVNDIAGSPAAVKWMYAIEATISLTLLYPIARWSEKRFRLEHRLMAGLLVMTAAMLPIGLTSTLQQLFTLICIFYIGSIIAEPARETLGASLADARARGSYMGFSRLGLAFGGALGYAGGGWLFDAGKVLNQPELPWLMLGIIGFATFIALWWQFSQKRSASGMLEPRT; this comes from the coding sequence ATGTCCCGCGTATCGCAGGCAAGGAGCCTGGGTAAATATTTCCTGTTAGTCGATAACATGCTGGTTGTGCTCGGCTTTTTTGTCGTATTCCCACTGATATCGATCCGTTTTGTCGACCAAATGGGTTGGGCGGCGCTGATGGTCGGTATCGCCCTCGGTCTACGTCAGCTGGTGCAACAAGGTTTAGGCATCTTCGGTGGGGCGATTGCCGATCGTTTCGGCGCCAAACCGATGATCGTCACCGGCATGCTGATGCGCGCCGGCGGTTTCGCGGCGATGGCCGTCGCCCATGAGCCCTGGGTGCTCTGGCTCTCATGCATTTTGTCTGGTCTCGGCGGCACCCTGTTCGACCCGCCGCGAGCGGCGCTGGTGGTCAAACTGGTGCGCCCGCATCAACGTGGTCGTTTCTTCTCTATCCTGATGATGCAGGATAGCGCCGGCGCGGTCATCGGCGCCCTTCTCGGCAGTTGGCTATTACAGTACGATTTCCGTCTGGTGTGCAGCGCAGGGGCAGCGCTCTTTATTGCCTGTGCCGCATTTAACGCCTGGTATCTGCCGGCATGGAAACTCTCGACGGTCAAAACACCGATCCGCGAAGGACTGGGGCTGGTGTTACGCGATAAGCGCTTTGTCACTTACGTGTTGACCCTGACCGGTTACTACATGCTGGCCGTGCAGGTGATGCTCATGCTGCCGATTATGGTTAACGATATTGCGGGTTCTCCGGCGGCGGTGAAATGGATGTATGCCATCGAGGCAACAATCTCCCTGACGCTGCTGTATCCCATCGCCCGTTGGAGCGAGAAACGTTTTCGCCTCGAGCATCGTCTGATGGCGGGTTTGCTGGTGATGACGGCGGCGATGCTGCCGATTGGCTTAACCAGCACGCTACAGCAGCTGTTTACCTTAATCTGTATTTTCTATATCGGCTCGATCATTGCCGAACCTGCGCGCGAAACGCTGGGCGCTTCACTGGCTGATGCCCGCGCTCGCGGCAGCTATATGGGTTTCAGCCGCCTTGGTCTGGCATTTGGCGGCGCGCTGGGGTATGCCGGCGGCGGCTGGCTGTTTGATGCAGGTAAAGTGCTTAATCAACCTGAACTACCGTGGCTGATGCTGGGCATTATCGGCTTTGCAACTTTCATTGCGCTATGGTGGCAGTTTAGCCAGAAACGGTCGGCTTCCGGCATGCTGGAACCGCGCACCTGA
- the pyrC gene encoding dihydroorotase, producing the protein MTAQPQVLKIRRPDDWHIHLRDDDMLKTVVPYTSEFYGRAIVMPNLVPPVTTVAAAIAYRQRIIDAIPAGHDFTPLMTCYLTDTLDPDELERGFHEGVFTAAKLYPANATTNSSHGVTSTDAIMPVLERMEKLGMPLLVHGEVTHADIDIFDREARFIETVMEPLRKRLQGLKVVFEHITTKDAAEYVRDGNELLAATITPQHLMFNRNHMLVGGIRPHLYCLPILKRNIHQQALRELVASGFSRTFLGTDSAPHARHRKEASCGCAGCFNAPTALGSYATVFEEMNALEHFEAFCSLNGPRFYGLPVNESYVELVREESTVAESIALPGDTLIPFLAGETVRWTMKK; encoded by the coding sequence ATGACAGCACAACCCCAGGTATTGAAAATCCGCCGCCCTGACGACTGGCATATCCATCTACGCGATGATGATATGTTGAAAACCGTCGTGCCTTACACCAGTGAGTTTTATGGCCGGGCGATCGTGATGCCGAATCTGGTACCGCCGGTAACGACCGTCGCTGCTGCTATTGCTTACCGCCAGCGCATCATCGATGCGATTCCCGCCGGGCATGATTTCACTCCGCTGATGACCTGCTACCTGACCGACACGCTCGACCCGGACGAACTGGAGCGCGGTTTCCATGAAGGCGTGTTCACCGCAGCCAAGCTCTACCCGGCAAACGCCACCACCAACTCCAGTCACGGCGTGACCAGCACCGATGCCATTATGCCGGTGCTGGAACGGATGGAAAAACTGGGCATGCCGCTACTGGTGCACGGCGAAGTTACCCATGCTGATATCGATATCTTCGATCGCGAAGCGCGCTTTATCGAGACAGTGATGGAACCGCTGCGCAAACGGCTGCAGGGGTTAAAAGTGGTCTTCGAACATATCACCACCAAAGATGCCGCTGAATACGTGCGCGACGGCAACGAACTGCTGGCCGCCACCATCACGCCGCAGCATCTGATGTTTAACCGCAACCATATGCTCGTTGGCGGTATTCGCCCGCATCTATATTGCCTGCCGATCCTCAAGCGCAATATCCACCAGCAGGCGCTGCGTGAACTGGTCGCCAGCGGGTTCAGTCGCACGTTCCTCGGCACCGACTCCGCTCCGCATGCACGCCACCGTAAAGAGGCCAGTTGCGGCTGCGCGGGCTGTTTCAATGCCCCGACCGCGCTTGGTAGTTACGCCACCGTCTTTGAAGAGATGAATGCGCTGGAACATTTTGAGGCTTTCTGCTCGTTGAATGGCCCGCGTTTCTACGGCCTGCCGGTGAATGAAAGCTACGTTGAACTGGTACGCGAAGAGAGTACCGTCGCCGAAAGCATCGCCCTTCCTGGCGATACGCTGATACCGTTCCTGGCTGGCGAAACCGTGCGCTGGACGATGAAAAAATAA
- a CDS encoding MFS transporter, whose product MTPLPLSPRQAGWVIFILALGAGFSVASIYYAQPLLPLIGANLHLSVEGMGLVPTLTQAGYALGILFLLPLGDRHDRRTLILLKSAVLAVLLLLCSLTGQLTSLLVVSLLIGMAATMAQDIVPAAAILAPAGKQGKMVGTVMTGLLLGILLSRTVSGLVGALFGWRVMYQAAAVSIAFIGLLMWRVVPRFEIHSTLSYPQLLKSMAHLWQRYPALRRAAFAQGFLSIAFSAFWSTLAVMLAEHYQMGSAVAGGFGIAGAAGALAAPLAGGLADKVGAGRVTQLGAALVTVSFALMLLLPALPVHGQLALIALSAIGFDLGLQSSLVAHQNLVYSLEPQARGRLNALLFTVVFIGMALGSVLGSKLYVLAGWNGVVILAVSSGAIALIIRLLENARLQAAERAVR is encoded by the coding sequence ATGACACCGCTTCCTTTATCCCCCCGCCAGGCCGGCTGGGTTATTTTTATTCTCGCGCTCGGCGCTGGCTTCAGCGTCGCATCCATCTACTACGCCCAGCCGCTGCTGCCGTTAATCGGCGCCAACCTGCATCTCAGCGTTGAAGGAATGGGGCTGGTGCCCACCCTGACCCAGGCTGGCTATGCATTGGGAATATTATTTCTGCTGCCGCTCGGCGATCGCCACGATCGCCGAACGCTTATCCTGCTGAAAAGCGCCGTGCTGGCGGTACTGTTGCTACTCTGCAGCCTGACCGGTCAGCTTACCTCGCTACTGGTCGTCAGCCTGCTGATTGGCATGGCGGCGACCATGGCGCAGGATATTGTCCCGGCGGCGGCGATTCTGGCGCCGGCGGGCAAACAGGGGAAGATGGTCGGTACGGTGATGACCGGCCTGCTACTGGGGATCCTGCTTTCACGTACCGTCAGCGGGCTGGTCGGCGCGCTATTTGGCTGGCGGGTCATGTACCAGGCTGCGGCAGTCAGTATCGCCTTTATCGGCCTGTTAATGTGGCGTGTTGTGCCGCGTTTTGAGATCCACTCTACCCTCAGTTATCCGCAGTTGCTGAAGTCAATGGCCCATTTGTGGCAGCGCTATCCCGCGCTGCGCCGCGCGGCATTCGCCCAGGGCTTTTTGTCTATCGCCTTTAGCGCGTTCTGGTCGACGCTGGCGGTGATGCTCGCCGAACATTACCAGATGGGTAGCGCGGTCGCCGGCGGCTTCGGTATCGCTGGCGCAGCAGGCGCCCTGGCGGCACCGCTGGCAGGCGGTTTGGCGGATAAAGTTGGCGCGGGGAGAGTCACCCAGCTCGGCGCGGCGTTAGTCACCGTCTCCTTTGCCCTGATGTTGCTACTGCCCGCGTTGCCGGTACACGGCCAACTGGCGCTGATTGCGTTATCGGCTATCGGTTTTGACCTTGGTCTGCAGTCGAGCCTGGTGGCGCATCAAAACCTGGTTTACAGCCTGGAGCCCCAGGCCCGCGGCAGGCTTAACGCCTTGCTATTTACCGTGGTCTTCATCGGAATGGCTCTGGGATCGGTGCTGGGAAGTAAACTGTACGTGCTGGCTGGCTGGAACGGTGTGGTGATTCTGGCGGTGAGCAGCGGCGCGATTGCTCTGATTATCCGCCTGCTGGAAAATGCTCGTCTACAGGCCGCAGAACGCGCCGTGAGATAA
- a CDS encoding lipoprotein, with amino-acid sequence MKKMLIAAALIVSGLLSGCNQLTQYSVSEQEINQALQKRNHFAKDIGLPGVADAHIELQNLTSAIGREEPNKVSLSGTANLDLNSLFGNQKATIDLKLKALPVFNKEQGAIYLREMEVVDAKVKPEKLTSVVQTLIPYLNQSLRSYFNQQPAYVLREDASTGEALAKKYAKGIEVKPGEIIIPFTD; translated from the coding sequence ATGAAAAAGATGTTGATCGCGGCCGCGCTGATTGTCAGCGGCCTTCTGAGCGGATGTAACCAGCTTACGCAATACTCCGTTAGCGAGCAGGAGATTAACCAGGCGCTGCAGAAACGTAATCACTTCGCTAAAGATATCGGCCTGCCTGGCGTAGCGGATGCGCACATTGAGCTGCAAAACCTGACCAGCGCCATTGGTCGTGAAGAGCCGAACAAGGTGTCGTTGAGCGGAACCGCTAATCTGGATCTGAATTCGCTGTTTGGAAATCAGAAAGCGACCATCGACCTGAAGCTCAAAGCGCTGCCGGTGTTCAATAAAGAGCAAGGCGCGATTTATCTGCGTGAAATGGAAGTCGTCGATGCGAAAGTTAAGCCGGAAAAGCTCACCTCCGTGGTACAGACGCTGATCCCTTATCTGAATCAGTCGCTGCGCAGCTATTTCAATCAGCAACCAGCCTACGTTCTGCGTGAAGATGCCAGCACCGGTGAAGCCTTAGCGAAGAAATACGCTAAAGGCATTGAAGTGAAACCGGGCGAGATAATCATCCCCTTCACTGATTAA
- a CDS encoding LysR family transcriptional regulator: protein MKKQERIDRIELMRTFIRIVEAGSLSAAALQMSTTQATVSRRLQSLETLLGARLILRTTHAMKLTDDGERCYQHARRLVDSWLALEDDLRIEEDRPVGVLRVRAPHAFGQQQLLGPLVSFLQRYPELSVEWMLNDKTVDFLSDNIDCAIRVGAEVDPSTVSVLLAVVPRSLVVAPELLARHPELSEPQALSALPWVAISTFYQHEVTLQHQVDGQLVSFPIVPCLSTDSVYVARNTALAGLGAAIVSSWAVEEDIAAGRLIEPFAQWRASPLPVHLVYPWARYYPTRLRKFLDLMREVMPQVAGMQRPDEKK from the coding sequence ATGAAGAAACAAGAGCGTATAGATCGGATTGAGCTGATGCGGACCTTTATTCGCATCGTCGAAGCGGGTTCGCTCTCGGCGGCGGCTCTGCAGATGAGTACGACTCAGGCGACCGTCAGCCGACGTTTGCAGTCGCTGGAGACGTTACTTGGCGCGAGGCTTATTCTGCGCACGACCCATGCGATGAAACTGACCGATGACGGCGAGCGCTGTTATCAACATGCGCGGCGGCTGGTGGACAGCTGGCTGGCGCTGGAAGATGATTTGCGCATCGAGGAGGACCGGCCGGTTGGCGTGCTGCGGGTGCGGGCGCCGCACGCTTTTGGCCAACAGCAGTTGCTGGGTCCGCTGGTGAGTTTTCTGCAGCGATATCCCGAGCTCTCCGTTGAGTGGATGCTGAATGATAAAACCGTCGATTTTCTTAGCGATAATATTGATTGCGCGATCCGCGTTGGCGCGGAAGTCGATCCATCAACGGTATCGGTACTGTTGGCTGTGGTTCCTCGCAGCCTGGTGGTTGCGCCTGAGCTATTGGCGCGCCATCCGGAACTCAGCGAACCGCAGGCGCTCTCCGCGCTGCCATGGGTCGCTATCAGCACCTTTTATCAGCATGAAGTCACGCTACAGCATCAGGTGGACGGGCAGTTGGTGAGTTTCCCGATTGTCCCTTGTCTGAGTACCGATAGCGTCTACGTTGCGCGTAACACCGCCCTGGCGGGGCTGGGGGCGGCAATTGTTTCCAGTTGGGCGGTGGAGGAGGATATTGCGGCAGGCAGGCTGATTGAGCCGTTTGCGCAGTGGCGGGCTTCGCCGCTGCCGGTGCATCTGGTTTATCCCTGGGCGCGCTATTATCCGACGCGGCTACGCAAGTTTCTCGATTTGATGCGCGAAGTGATGCCACAGGTGGCGGGGATGCAGCGCCCGGACGAGAAGAAATAA
- a CDS encoding Gfo/Idh/MocA family protein: MTAKLRVGVVGLGGIAQKAWLPVLGAADGWTLQAAWSPGKEKALRICETWRLPYADSLDALAAQCDAVFVHTSTASHYEVVHHLLNAGVHVCVDKPLADKLSEAESLVELAARRRLTLMVGFNRRFAPLYRELKAHLNDAASLRMDKHRSDSVGKELRFTLLDDYLHVVDTALWLAGDKTRVDGGVLQTTSQGEMLYAEHHFSAGQLQITTSMHRRAGSQREWVQAVTDGGLYEVCDMREWREERGSGILQRPVPGWQTTLEQRGFDGCARHFIECVQNQTVPETAGEQALLAQRIVEKLWREAMSE, translated from the coding sequence GTGACGGCGAAATTACGTGTTGGCGTGGTTGGACTTGGCGGCATTGCGCAAAAGGCATGGCTGCCGGTGCTGGGCGCCGCTGATGGCTGGACGCTGCAGGCCGCCTGGTCGCCAGGAAAAGAGAAAGCGTTACGCATCTGCGAAACCTGGCGTCTGCCCTATGCCGACTCTCTGGATGCGCTGGCGGCGCAATGTGATGCGGTATTTGTCCATACCTCAACCGCTTCACATTATGAAGTGGTTCATCATCTGCTGAATGCAGGCGTTCATGTTTGCGTTGATAAGCCGCTGGCGGACAAGCTCAGCGAAGCCGAATCATTGGTTGAACTGGCGGCACGTCGGCGTTTAACGTTAATGGTGGGCTTCAATCGCCGCTTTGCGCCGTTGTATCGTGAATTGAAAGCGCATCTCAATGACGCGGCGTCATTGCGCATGGATAAGCACCGTAGCGATAGCGTGGGCAAAGAGCTGCGCTTTACCCTGCTGGATGATTATCTGCATGTTGTCGATACCGCGCTGTGGCTGGCGGGAGATAAAACGCGGGTGGACGGTGGGGTCCTGCAAACCACTTCTCAAGGGGAAATGCTCTACGCCGAGCATCACTTCAGCGCGGGGCAACTGCAGATCACCACCAGTATGCATCGTCGCGCGGGAAGCCAGCGTGAGTGGGTGCAAGCGGTGACCGATGGCGGACTGTATGAGGTGTGCGATATGCGCGAGTGGCGTGAAGAGCGGGGCAGCGGTATCCTGCAGCGCCCGGTGCCCGGCTGGCAAACGACGCTTGAGCAGCGTGGATTCGACGGCTGCGCGCGGCACTTCATTGAATGCGTGCAAAATCAGACGGTTCCGGAAACCGCCGGCGAGCAGGCGCTTTTAGCCCAGCGGATCGTGGAAAAGCTCTGGCGCGAGGCGATGAGCGAATAA